The following proteins are encoded in a genomic region of Streptomyces sp. SLBN-31:
- the tgmA gene encoding putative ATP-grasp-modified RiPP, whose product MQPFALNYARPAVELEATTPYAYDGALQLNVLMDGRVAASDLALLRELGTTTSTAGSKTHFDD is encoded by the coding sequence ATGCAACCGTTCGCGCTCAACTACGCACGTCCGGCGGTGGAGTTGGAGGCCACGACTCCGTACGCCTACGACGGCGCGCTGCAGTTGAACGTGCTCATGGACGGCCGGGTCGCCGCGAGCGACCTCGCACTGCTGAGGGAACTGGGGACCACGACCTCCACCGCCGGGTCCAAGACTCACTTCGACGACTGA
- a CDS encoding DUF2269 family protein, translating into MTKLLLTLHVLAAIVAVGPVAVAASMFPPAARRADGEAVHTVRLLHRICRVYSGIGIAVPALGVATAAAMGVLGSGWLIASITLTAVAAGLLIAFVLPRQDELLAELDAGRPVERPLTVRLAMFTGVFNLLWAAVTVLMIVRPGSTTGA; encoded by the coding sequence ATGACCAAGCTGCTGCTCACCCTCCATGTCCTGGCCGCCATCGTGGCCGTGGGGCCGGTGGCCGTCGCCGCGAGCATGTTCCCGCCCGCGGCCCGTCGGGCCGACGGGGAGGCGGTGCACACGGTCCGGCTGCTGCACCGAATCTGCCGGGTCTACTCCGGCATCGGCATCGCCGTGCCCGCCCTCGGTGTCGCCACGGCGGCGGCGATGGGCGTCCTGGGCAGCGGATGGCTGATCGCGTCCATCACCCTCACCGCCGTGGCGGCCGGCCTGCTGATCGCCTTCGTGCTGCCCCGCCAGGACGAACTCCTCGCGGAACTGGACGCGGGGCGGCCCGTGGAGCGGCCGCTCACCGTGCGACTCGCCATGTTCACCGGGGTGTTCAACCTGCTGTGGGCCGCCGTGACCGTGCTGATGATCGTCCGCCCGGGTTCGACCACGGGGGCCTGA
- the tgmB gene encoding ATP-grasp ribosomal peptide maturase, with amino-acid sequence MTVLILTCEEDVTADMVVVHLNASGVPVVRLDPADLPGGVALSGEYVHGAFRGHLQSAGRLVSISGLRSIWVRRPGDPAARAPQSSAWLTEEAAQALYGMLRGSGARWMNHPDAARQARHKPWQLRLAQDCGLPVPATLITTFPQAAREFAERYPDLVVKPVSGAHPQDPPRAVPTSRVAPDTDFSAVAFGPTLLQRRVAKRADVRLTVVGERMLAARKATAADADPDAVDVRFAPGDVPWRPTEVPPRVADAVRSYLARAQLAYGAFDFAEDADGTWWFLECNQSGQFGFVEVETGQPIARAVAEWLARPGPESGTRVDDADASVC; translated from the coding sequence ATGACCGTCCTGATCCTGACCTGTGAAGAGGATGTGACCGCCGACATGGTGGTGGTGCACCTCAACGCGTCCGGGGTCCCGGTGGTGCGGCTGGACCCGGCGGACCTCCCCGGCGGTGTCGCGCTGTCGGGTGAGTACGTCCACGGGGCCTTCCGCGGCCACCTCCAGTCCGCGGGGCGGCTGGTGAGCATCTCCGGCCTGCGCTCCATATGGGTGCGCAGGCCGGGCGACCCGGCCGCGCGTGCTCCGCAGTCCTCCGCCTGGCTGACCGAGGAGGCCGCACAGGCGCTGTACGGCATGCTCCGTGGCAGCGGGGCCCGTTGGATGAACCACCCGGACGCGGCCCGGCAGGCCCGCCACAAGCCGTGGCAGCTGCGGCTGGCCCAGGACTGCGGGCTGCCCGTGCCGGCCACGCTGATCACGACGTTCCCGCAGGCCGCGCGGGAGTTCGCGGAGCGCTACCCGGACCTGGTGGTCAAGCCGGTCTCCGGGGCGCACCCGCAGGATCCGCCCCGGGCGGTGCCGACCAGCAGGGTGGCGCCGGACACGGACTTCTCCGCCGTCGCCTTCGGGCCCACCCTGCTGCAGCGGCGCGTCGCCAAACGGGCGGACGTCCGGCTGACCGTGGTGGGCGAGCGCATGCTGGCGGCGCGCAAGGCGACGGCCGCGGACGCCGACCCCGACGCGGTGGACGTGCGCTTCGCGCCGGGAGACGTGCCGTGGCGGCCGACCGAGGTGCCGCCGCGCGTCGCCGACGCCGTCCGCTCCTACCTGGCGCGGGCGCAACTGGCGTACGGCGCCTTCGACTTCGCCGAGGACGCGGACGGGACGTGGTGGTTTCTCGAGTGCAACCAGTCGGGGCAGTTCGGCTTCGTCGAGGTGGAGACGGGCCAGCCGATCGCCCGTGCCGTCGCGGAGTGGCTCGCCCGGCCCGGCCCGGAGTCCGGCACCCGGGTCGACGACGCCGACGCCTCGGTGTGTTGA
- a CDS encoding GlxA family transcriptional regulator: protein MHSVAILALDQVVPFDLAAPMQVFDWARLPDGRRPYRVRVCAESPEVLGDGLVLRVDRGLDALADADTIVVPGRAPGAGPTPEPVLAALRRAAAAGTRIASVCAGAFVLAETGLLDGLRATTHWMAAADLARRHPEVRVEPDVLYVDNGQILTSAGAAAALDMCLHMIRRDLGSAVAADAARMCVMPLEREGGQAQFIVHEQPPVPRGSTLEPVLEWIEDNLAGDITLGAMAARSGMGERTFSRRFREQTGTTPLQWLLRARVRRAQYLLENSDRPIERIAQQAGFGSPTAFRERFRRVVGTTPQAYRAAFHRRAALAGGHA from the coding sequence ATGCACTCCGTTGCGATCCTCGCGCTCGACCAGGTGGTGCCGTTCGATCTGGCGGCGCCCATGCAGGTGTTCGACTGGGCGCGGCTGCCGGACGGCCGCCGTCCCTACCGGGTGCGGGTGTGCGCCGAGTCCCCGGAAGTGCTGGGGGACGGTCTGGTGCTGCGGGTGGACCGGGGACTGGACGCCCTGGCGGACGCCGACACGATCGTCGTGCCGGGCCGGGCGCCTGGAGCCGGACCGACGCCGGAGCCCGTACTGGCGGCGCTGCGCCGGGCGGCCGCCGCGGGCACACGCATCGCGTCGGTGTGCGCGGGCGCGTTCGTGCTGGCGGAGACGGGGCTGCTGGACGGTCTGCGCGCCACCACGCACTGGATGGCGGCCGCCGACCTCGCGCGCCGCCACCCCGAGGTCCGGGTCGAGCCGGACGTGCTCTACGTCGACAACGGCCAGATCCTCACCTCGGCCGGCGCCGCGGCGGCCCTGGACATGTGCCTGCACATGATCCGCCGGGACCTCGGCTCGGCGGTGGCCGCGGACGCGGCCCGCATGTGCGTGATGCCCCTCGAACGGGAGGGCGGACAGGCCCAGTTCATCGTCCACGAGCAGCCCCCGGTGCCACGCGGCTCGACCCTCGAACCGGTCCTGGAGTGGATCGAGGACAACCTGGCGGGCGACATCACCCTGGGTGCGATGGCGGCGCGCTCCGGAATGGGCGAGCGCACCTTCAGCCGGCGCTTCCGCGAGCAGACGGGGACGACACCGCTGCAGTGGCTGCTGCGGGCCCGGGTGCGGCGGGCCCAGTACCTGCTGGAGAACAGCGACCGTCCGATCGAGCGGATCGCGCAGCAGGCGGGGTTCGGCTCACCGACGGCGTTCCGCGAGCGGTTCCGCCGGGTGGTCGGCACCACCCCGCAGGCGTACCGCGCCGCGTTCCACAGACGCGCGGCCCTAGCGGGCGGGCACGCCTGA